DNA from Abditibacteriota bacterium:
GTTCTTCCGCCGCAGCTCTGTCAGTCTGTCAATAGTCTCCGTAGCCTCCCGGGAGGTTTCGGCAACGCCCAGCAAAAAGAATTTGATCCACTGCTCATAATTGCCGCTATGGCGCACCTCGCTCATTCTGTCATAATACTCTATCCTGTTCTGCTTCAGAAAGCAGGACAGATACAGGACCGGAGAAGACAGCGCCTTTTGGTATATCAGAAACAGTGTTATGAGCAGTCTTCCCACCCGGCCGTTGCCGTCGAGGAATGGGTGTATGGTCTCAAACTGATAGTGTACCAGCGCCGCCTTAACAAGCGAATCCGTATCATCATCATCATTCATATATCTCTCAAGATCGGACATACA
Protein-coding regions in this window:
- a CDS encoding Fic family protein, which translates into the protein CMSDLERYMNDDDDTDSLVKAALVHYQFETIHPFLDGNGRVGRLLITLFLIYQKALSSPVLYLSCFLKQNRIEYYDRMSEVRHSGNYEQWIKFFLLGVAETSREATETIDRLTELRRKNRAKLSGLPARSLQNILALFDYIERNPIIKTVKTAADLGLSENGTAKYIKLLCDRDILINTGKSGKALLFAYRDYLDILRKDT